From Mus musculus strain C57BL/6J chromosome 8, GRCm38.p6 C57BL/6J, a single genomic window includes:
- the Tnpo2 gene encoding transportin-2 isoform X4: MWPELLPQLCNLLNSEDYNTCEGAFGALQKICEDSSELLDSDALNRPLNIMIPKFLQFFKHCSPKIRSHAIACVNQFIMDRAQALMDNIDTFIEHLFALAVDDDPEVRKNVCRALVMLLEVRIDRLIPHMHSIIQYMLQRTQDHDENVALEACEFWLTLAEQPICKEVLASHLVQLIPILVNGMKYSEIDIILLKGDVEEDEAVPDSEQDIKPRFHKSRTVTLTHEAERPDSSEDAEDDDDDDALSDWNLRKCSAAALDVLANVFREELLPHLLPLLKGLLFHPEWVVKESGILVLGAIAEGCMQGMVPYLPELIPHLIQCLSDKKALVRSIACWTLSRYAHWVVSQPPDMHLKPLMTELLKRILDGNKRVQEAACSAFATLEEEACTELVPYLSYILDTLVFAFGKYQHKNLLILYDAIGTLADSVGHHLNQPEYIQKLMPPLIQKWNELKDEDKDLFPLLECLSSVATALQSGFLPYCEPVYQRCVTLVQKTLAQAMMYTQHPEQYEAPDKDFMIVALDLLSGLAEGLGGHVEQLVARSNIMTLLFQCMQDSMPEVRQSSFALLGDLTKACFIHVKPCIAEFMPILGTNLNPEFISVCNNATWAIGEICMQMGAEMQPYVQMVLNNLVEIINRPNTPKTLLENTAITIGRLGYVCPQEVAPMLQQFIRPWCTSLRNIRDNEEKDSAFRGICMMIGVNPGGVVQDFIFFCDAVASWVSPKDDLRDMFYKILHGFKDQVGEENWQQFSEQFPPLLKERLAAFYGV, from the exons ATGTGGCCAGAGCTGCTGCCTCAGCTGTGCAACCTGCTCAACTCAGAGGATTATAATACCTGTGAG GGAGCCTTTGGAGCCCTACAGAAGATCTGTGAAGACTCCTCGGAGCTTTTGGATAGTGATGCTCTCAACAGGCCCCTCAACATCATGATCCCTAAATTCCTGCAGTTTTTCAAGCACTGCAGCCCTAAGATCCG GTCCCACGCCATCGCCTGTGTGAACCAGTTCATCATGGACCGGGCCCAAGCGCTGATGGACAACATTGACACTTTCATTGAG CACCTGTTTGCCTTGGCTGTGGATGATGACCCTGAGGTGAGAAAGAACGTGTGCCGGGCCCTTGTGATGCTTTTGGAAGTGCGAATTGACAGGCTCATCCCTCACATGCACAGCATCATCCAG TACAtgctgcagaggacccaggaccATGATGAGAACGTGGCCCTGGAGGCCTGTGAGTTCTGGCTGACGCTAGCCGAGCAGCCCATCTGCAAGGAAGTCCTGGCCTCTCATCTGGTCCA GTTGATCCCTATCCTCGTGAATGGGATGAAGTACTCTGAAATTGACATCATCCTTCTTAAG GGGGATGTGGAGGAGGACGAGGCGGTACCTGACAGTGAGCAGGACATCAAGCCCCGGTTCCACAAGTCACGCACAGTGACATTGACTCACGAGGCTGAGCGGCCTGATAGCTCTGAGGATGCTGAGGACGACGATGATGACGACGCTTTGTCGGACTGGAATCTGA GGAAGTGCTCTGCAGCTGCGCTGGATGTCCTTGCCAATGTCTTCCGGGAGGAACTGTTGCCCCACCTACTTCCCCTGCTCAAGGGCCTCCTATTCCACCCTGAGTGGGTGGTCAAAGAGTCAGGGATCCTGGTGCTGGGCGCCATCGCTGAGG GCTGCATGCAGGGAATGGTGCCCTATCTACCTGAGCTGATCCCACACCTCATCCAGTGCCTGTCAGATAAGAAGGCTCTAGTACGCTCCATTGCCTGCTGGACGCTGAGCCGCTATGCCCACTGGGTAGTCAGCCAGCCACCTGACATGCACCTCAAGCCTCTGATGACGGAGCTGCTCAAGCGTATCTTGGATGGCAATAAGCGGGTTCAGGAGGCAGCCTGCAG TGCATTTGCTACCCTGGAGGAGGAGGCATGCACGGAGCTGGTGCCCTACCTCAGCTATATCCTTGACACTCTCGTTTTTGCCTTTGGCAAATACCAGCATAAGAACCTGCTCATCCTCTATGATGCCATTGGCACCCTGGCCGACTCTGTGGGCCACCACCTCAATCAGCCG GAGTACATTCAGAAGCTGATGCCTCCGCTGATCCAGAAGTGGAATGAGCTCAAGGACGAAGACAAGGACCTCTTCCCCCTGCTGGAG TGCCTATCATCTGTGGCCACTGCCCTGCAGAGTGGCTTCCTGCCCTACTGCGAGCCTGTCTACCAGCGCTGTGTTACCCTGGTACAGAAGACACTGGCCCAGGCCATG ATGTATACACAACACCCCGAACAATATGAGGCCCCAGACAAAGACTTCATGATTGTTGCGTTGGACCTGCTTAGTGGCTTGGCTGAGGGCCTGGGTGGCCACGTGGAGCAGCTGGTAGCTCGGAGTAACATCATGACATTGCTCTTCCAGTGTATGCAG GATTCCATGCCTGAGGTCCGGCAGAGCTCCTTTGCCCTTCTGGGAGACCTTACCAAAGCCTGCTTTATCCACGTCAAGCCCTGTATCG CTGAGTTCATGCCTATTCTGGGTACCAACCTGAACCCTGAGTTCATCTCTGTCTGCAACAATGCTACCTGGGCCATTGGGGAGATCTGCATGCAGATGG GGGCAGAGATGCAGCCTTATGTGCAGATGGTCCTCAACAACCTGGTGGAGATCATTAACAGGCCCAACACACCCAAGACGCTGCTGGAAAACACAG CCATCACCATCGGCCGCCTGGGCTACGTGTGCCCGCAGGAGGTGGCACCCATGCTGCAGCAGTTCATCCGGCCTTG GTGCACGTCCCTTAGGAACATCCGGGACAACGAGGAGAAGGATTCTGCCTTCCGAGGCATCTGCATGATGATTGGTGTCAATCCTGGGGGTGTTGTGCAG GACTTTATTTTCTTCTGCGATGCTGTAGCCTCCTGGGTGAGCCCGAAGGATGACCTTCGGGACATGTTTTATAAG ATCCTCCATGGCTTCAAAgaccaagttggggaggagaaCTGGCAACAGTTCTCAGAGCAGTTCCCACCTCTGCTCAAGGAGAGGCTGGCAGCCTTCTATGGGGTCTAG